One Streptomyces sp. V4I8 genomic window carries:
- a CDS encoding iron-siderophore ABC transporter substrate-binding protein gives MSRKLLSTLLAVGLAAALAACGSVKDDSNTSSDASGDAKADSSSAFPVSIKHKFGTTKIAKSPERIVVIGNGGTDDIDALYALGVTPVAVSKDALSKDGVYPWLKDRIDTEKTELLDTLTAVDYEKVASLQPDLILATSDFTLDKDYKKLAVVAPTIGYETAWGQQTWQEHVQVVAKAVGKEERGAQVIKETEDSIAAVREKHPKLEGRTYSLSIGNTPAKIFTIASEDDFAAKLMSQIGMGLTPSVKDIKTVNGSPTGELSFEQLDKLDADLVVIAFTTPDLKKAFESSDLVKNMSAVKDDRYVVTDVATISQLRSPSALGIPWALDNLEPGFKKLD, from the coding sequence ATGTCGAGAAAGCTTCTCAGCACCCTTCTCGCCGTCGGCCTCGCCGCCGCCCTGGCAGCCTGCGGCTCCGTCAAGGACGACTCGAACACCTCCTCCGACGCCTCCGGCGACGCGAAGGCGGACTCCTCGTCCGCCTTCCCGGTGTCCATCAAGCACAAGTTCGGCACCACGAAGATCGCCAAGTCGCCCGAGCGGATCGTGGTGATCGGCAACGGCGGCACCGACGACATCGACGCGCTGTACGCCCTCGGTGTCACGCCGGTCGCCGTCTCCAAGGACGCCCTCAGCAAGGACGGCGTCTACCCCTGGCTGAAGGACAGGATCGACACCGAGAAGACCGAGCTTCTCGACACGCTGACCGCCGTCGACTACGAGAAGGTCGCCTCCCTCCAGCCCGATCTGATCCTCGCCACCTCCGACTTCACGCTGGACAAGGACTACAAGAAGCTCGCCGTGGTGGCACCGACGATCGGCTACGAGACGGCCTGGGGGCAGCAGACCTGGCAGGAGCACGTCCAGGTGGTCGCCAAGGCCGTCGGCAAGGAGGAGCGGGGCGCGCAGGTCATCAAGGAGACCGAGGACAGCATCGCCGCGGTGCGGGAGAAGCACCCGAAGCTGGAAGGCAGGACCTACAGCCTGTCCATCGGCAACACCCCGGCCAAGATCTTCACCATCGCCTCCGAGGACGACTTCGCCGCCAAGCTGATGAGCCAGATCGGAATGGGCCTGACGCCGTCGGTGAAGGACATCAAGACGGTCAACGGCAGCCCGACCGGTGAGCTGTCCTTCGAGCAACTCGACAAGCTCGACGCCGACCTGGTCGTCATCGCCTTCACCACACCGGATCTGAAGAAGGCGTTCGAGTCCAGTGACCTGGTGAAGAACATGTCGGCGGTGAAGGACGACCGGTACGTCGTGACCGACGTCGCGACCATCAGCCAGCTCCGCAGCCCGTCCGCGCTCGGCATCCCGTGGGCGCTGGACAACCTGGAGCCCGGCTTCAAGAAGCTCGACTGA